TATTTTTTGGTGGTTATTTCGACAAATTTATTAGGAAAGATTTTGGGTCTGTTAAGTATTTGCATAATTTTGCTTTTCGGTGTAGCTCCTTTGTGACTattgtttttcttctctttccatCTATTTTTGCAGGGAGCCTCGTGGTTTTGGTTTTGTCCAGTTTGTTGAACCTTCCGATGCTGAAGAGGCTAAATATCAAATGGATGGTCAGCTTCTTCTTGGTCGGGAGATAACTGTTGTGTTTGCAGAGGAGAACAGGAAGAAGCCATCTGATATGAGGCATAGGGAGCGTCCAAGGTAAAAACCTGCCTCTTGCTTTTTTTCATATCGCTTGTGAAGTTGATGTTTAATTCAAATAATATATCTTCTGGATGTCTATTTCATGTGGTTTTGAACTTGTTTAAAAGAACAAAGAAATCACTTGTATATTCCTAGTTGATGTATTTTAACATATACTAAGTCATTCAACAAGAAAAAACCAAAGGATTGCCAATCTGTGTATATCAATTTAGGAAGTGTAAAAAATGCCCATATTTAAACGGTAGAGTTCTTGCATTAGAATATACGtattatgtgtgtatatatgaaTTAGTCATTCTAGTAATTTTAACGGTTCTGCTATCTAGTTTGCCTTAACACATTGTGCAAGGTGAATTGAGTTGAGATGATaattaataatgtgtaattgaGAAACTGGTATTATACTTTTTCTGCTTCTGAGTTGCACCATCAGTCTAACTTTTTAAATCCTTTCTCTTAGCTCCCGGACTACTAGTCGATATCGTGATCGAAGACGGTCTCCTCCTCGCTATTCACTCTCTCCACCTCCACGCCGTGCAAGATCTCGGTCTCACAGCCATGATTATTATTCTCCTCCAAAACGAAGGGATTATTCCAGGTAATAGTTCTGTTTCTTCTCTGCTGTGTCCTCTTTCCGGTAAAGCCATTTCTTGTTGGTTTTGGTTATGGAAACTACTTACTCATGTTATGCAATCTGCTGTTTATCATTCCCAGAGTCCAAATAAGATGCATTAGAATATAGgggataaatatatattttggttttgggtttcttgTGGAATTATTCCTACCGGTATTGATTACTCATGTATTTCCTCCATATTCTTGCTAAAAAATTGCtacttttacatttttatatagTAGACCTGTTGTATACGAGTCCCTTCCACATTACGTGTATGAACTTAGGTGCTTCTGTCTAGTGCTTCCTGCTATTTGTTCTAATGTTTGCTTCCTGCTTCTGTTTTCTAGATCTGTCTCACCCCAAGAGAGAAGGTACAGCAGAGAGAAGTCGTTTTCTCGATCTCCTCCACCATATGAGGGGTCAAGGAGCCGTAGTCAGAGCCCAGTTAGGGGTCCAAGCCGGAGCAGAAGCAGAAGCCATAGTCCAAGGCGGAGCATAAGAAGAAGCCGAAGCCCTATCAATGAAGATTACCCAAGGGAACCAAATGGAGACAGATCTCCTAGTCCATGAAACCTAGAAAGATAATTGCTCTCTTAAGCTAGCGGAAAGTGACTTGTTATGCCATCTGTTGGATTTCGTTTAGTATTTTGGTCAGTCCGATGTTGATGCTACTGTTTGATGAGGTGACTTTGGTCGTTTTTCGGATTAAGATATGTAGGTTTATGCCTTTGTTTGAATGGCATGTATTATGACAGAATTTCTGAACTTTCTTATCATCGCTTGCGATTTTGTTCCATTAACTAGGTCTTGCCGAGTTTTCGTCGCTAGTGAGAGCCCATCTCCCGTGCATCTCTCCGCAGAACCGGCGATACTCGCTTTGCTTGGGAGGTAGAGACGCACAACCGGGATAGTTAAGGtgtcgtttggtatgcagacgggatGGGATGAGataggacgggacggaacagggagggagcaaagatgcctttggatggaaacaaggaggaaggagacggagacgttataattttgtgttccacggatgtggaacgagtcgttccagggggtgaggtagaacaaaaaattcattcaaaattcgtCCCGTGGAAGAGCGCGTTCCACtcgttttaggcgcaccaaacgtgggacgaaATGACTCGTTCCGTTCCATCCCACGAACCAAACAATAGAGTCTTCTCTTTTCCCATTCGGGCTTTGGCGTAATATTTTTTGCCAGTCTTTCCTTAATCCAATGCGAgtgtattttcaattttttatctaaAGTcgtattctttttgttttttcacaAATCGATAATTTAAGCTGAGTTACACAGCTAATTTGTTCATGATTAGTTATTGATCTTAAGAGTTGAATTGACGCCTCCCAATCATAATTGCAGCGATAATGACATTATAAGTCCGAATTAAGATTTTTTATTTCTCGCACAGATGTTAAATTAGTTATCAATTGAATTTAAACTTACCATGTAACTGCTTAACATTTTTCTACTATTGTGATAAAGTGCGTTAAACCCAATTTAAGAGTTAAGAAGTACAAAACCGTTCGTTTTCACGCGGCTTATCCCATGACTTTCCAtcacctttttctttctttcaatctGAGAAAATTGGCTTTTGGAGGGAAAACCGAATAAAATCACCgacataattaaataaattaacaaggaaAAGTAGCGATAATCCCGATGACTCCGGTCAATTTCTCttgtgtgaaaaaaaagaaaaaaaaaagaaaagaaagaaaaggcagAAAAAGACAAGCAATGAAGAAACAAAGCAAGCAGAGTTTCGAATATCTGGCTTCAgttgggttcacactctcaGTCTCGGTAGCTCCTCAACTTTCCATTTACAGGTTCTATCTCTACAACCTTCCTCTTcccattattttttatatattattatatttattttttatttgttaatgaATAATATTAAAATGATTGGATGGTGGGGGGACAAAATTTGTCagaaatttcttcttttttattttccagGGATGTAAATTGTAGTAAAGGTTTTATTGTTTGTGAAGTGCTCATCTGGCTTCCACATTTGAGCAAGTTactttttttgaactttaaacAAATGAAGAACCTTTCTTGGATTCTTGCTTGGTTCTAGGCACTTCAGTTTCTTATGTGCTTTACTGTTTTCTTATCTAGG
This window of the Malus domestica chromosome 03, GDT2T_hap1 genome carries:
- the LOC103418655 gene encoding serine/arginine-rich SC35-like splicing factor SCL30A — translated: MRGRSYSPSPPPRGGYGRRGQRSPSPRGRYSGGRGSSRDLPTSLLVRNLRHDCRPEDLRRPFGQFGVLKDIYLPKDYYTGEPRGFGFVQFVEPSDAEEAKYQMDGQLLLGREITVVFAEENRKKPSDMRHRERPSSRTTSRYRDRRRSPPRYSLSPPPRRARSRSHSHDYYSPPKRRDYSRSVSPQERRYSREKSFSRSPPPYEGSRSRSQSPVRGPSRSRSRSHSPRRSIRRSRSPINEDYPREPNGDRSPSP